The window AAGGCCGTCCGCATCGGGCGCGGGAAACAGCAACTGCGCCAGTACTACCCCGAGCGCTACGGCAACCCCGCGCTCATCGTGTTCTACCCCGGGCTGTACAGCCCGACGCCGCCGGGCCGCCTCGGCGACGTCTTCCGCGGGTGGGACCGCCTCGACACGAGCGAGAAGGTCGCCTTCTACTTCCTCACCTACGGCCTGAAGCTCACCAACGCCTACGGGACGGTCCGCGAGACCGTCGAGCGGTTCCTCGGTCTCGACTGATAGCCACCCCCGGCTCGCGACGTTCGGTCGGTTTATACGCTCCATAACAAGATAGCGGACGCTCGTTCTCCCGTGCAATGATACGACTGCCGTCGAAGCGACGCATCGGCGACCGACCATCGCGGGTGGTCGCGTGAGCGACCTTCGCATCGGACTCCTCGGCGTGGGCAACATCGGTACGGTCCACCTCCAGTCCACGCGCGGCATCGAGGGCGTGGACGTGGTCGCCGCCGCCGACGCCGTCCCCGGTAACCGCAAGCGTGCAGAGCGTCTCGGCGTCGACCGCACCTACGACGACTTCACCGACTGCCTGCAGAATGAGGACCTCGACGCCGCCATCGTCGCCCTCCCGCCGTTCCTCCACGCCGACGCCACCGTCGCCGCCGCGGAGGCCGGCTGTCACGTCTTCGTCGAGAAACCCTTCGCCCGCACCGTCGCGGAGGGCGAACGGATGCTGGAGGCGGCCGACAACGCGGGCGTCTCCATCGGCGTCGACCACACCATCCGCTACCAGCCCGAAGTCCAGCGCCTGAAGGAACTGTACGACGAGGGCCGCATCGGGCACGTCCCCGTCGCGTCCATCTCGCGCATCAACAACGGGCCGTTCTCGGCCCCGCCCGCGAGACAGGGCGTCTCGTCGTGGCAACTCGACCCCACCGCGACCGGCGGTGGCGCGCTGATGGACCTCGGCGTCCACCTGCTGGACGTCCTCGAGTGGTTCTTCGGCGACCTCTCAGTCGAGTACGCCCACGTCGAGTCGGGCCTCGACCTGCCCTACGAGGACACCGCGACGGTGGTCGTCCGGGGCGCGGAGTCCGGGACGACGGCGAC is drawn from Halomarina litorea and contains these coding sequences:
- a CDS encoding Gfo/Idh/MocA family protein, with amino-acid sequence MSDLRIGLLGVGNIGTVHLQSTRGIEGVDVVAAADAVPGNRKRAERLGVDRTYDDFTDCLQNEDLDAAIVALPPFLHADATVAAAEAGCHVFVEKPFARTVAEGERMLEAADNAGVSIGVDHTIRYQPEVQRLKELYDEGRIGHVPVASISRINNGPFSAPPARQGVSSWQLDPTATGGGALMDLGVHLLDVLEWFFGDLSVEYAHVESGLDLPYEDTATVVVRGAESGTTATLTAGFFQWEEPPNVTGNFRLDGVADSLVSDDYMPKRFVSHAAKSALENLTRRVRGETPHYFKPTYYYQAHYHALSDFCDAVRAGETPPVDGACGLRMVEHVAEAYRQAGVEPAAVEVDR